The Manihot esculenta cultivar AM560-2 chromosome 8, M.esculenta_v8, whole genome shotgun sequence genomic interval AGGAGTGGAAACATCAATTTTCCCGTTAAGCGAAAAGAAGCGGCGAGTGGCGACAAGCGTAAATACAAACAACAGAAACGGAAACATGAAAATAATCAGGTTGATTAATACAAGGCAAATAAAAGGAATTTCTTTTAACAAGGAGAAACATTTCCCATTCGATTTCTCTTTTGCTATGCTCAGTAGAGGGTAAGGGAAGTTTTGAAGCAGGAAGGGCCTCTCTGTAAGTCCGCCACTTGAGAATcaagttttgatttttttttctcaatttttttttttgttttaaattcgTTTCTGGGTTTCTATCGTTTGCTATTTTTTGATTTGAGAGTGTTTGTTTTGTGTTTCTTGATTTTGCATGTAATTTCTGTCTCTCGTTTTGATTCGTTTGTTTATTTTGTTGTTTCTTGTGTTCCTGTTGATCGTGGTTTTTCACTTAAAACTGGAAAAGTTTGCAATTCATCTCTCATCTTCATCTACTTTTCTTCGATAAATTCTATGTTCGATTCATTTATTTGatcaaaatacattaaaaaaaatccattCTAGATTCATTTTACCATTCCTTTTAAtggtttctttttatttatttttgctgATGCGTGTGGAAATTAGTTTGTGATCCAGTGGTTGATATTTCCTAAATATGATTGTTTTGATATTCCTCTGTTACatttattgtttgcttgtgtttgttgtttgtgGAGAACCAATAAAATCTttgctttttaaaaaaaaataaaaaattattcttttcaTTCCTTATGTATTGAATCTACAAAATTTGACAAggtaaaataataagaatatccGGATGAAGGCATCTTGCATATaatttatgtgctatgttttatttatttgtttaggATAAGAACGTGAATGATGACATTATTTGGAGTGTCttgataaaataataagaacCTCCGGATGGGTTCAGCAAAAagtttctatatattattaatggCATCATGACATTCATCTGGTGTTCTTGATTATTGCaggattttataaaatcaatggCTGCAAAACCAAAGAGAAGAACCGTGGTAGAAAATGGGGATAGTGCAGAGGATTTAGTCCTTGCAACTTTAATTGGCAATGGAGATGATGTGGGCCCAATTGTAAGGCATGCATTTGAAATGGGACGGCCTGAAGCACTCCTTCTCCAGCTGAAGACTGTTGTCAGGAAGAAGGAAGCTGAAATTGAAGACCTCTGCAAGAGCCATTACGAGGAATTCATTCTCGCAGTTGATGAGCTTCGGGGTGTTTTAGTTGATGCTGAAGAGCTTAAAAGTGAGCTTGCAAGTGACAATTTTCGGTTGCAGGAGGTAGGGAGTGCTCTTTTGATCAAACTTGAGGAACTTCTTGAATCTTATTCAGTCAAGAAAAATGTGACTGAAGCTATTAAATTGTCAAAGATTTGTCTTCAAGTTTTAGAACTTTGTGCTAAGTGTAACAATCACATGTCTGAAGGCCAGTTTTACCCTGCACTGAAAACAGTGGATCTGATTGAGAAGAATTACTTGCTGAATATCCCTATGAAGACACTTAGAACGACAATAGGAAAGACAATTCCAGTGATAAAATCACATATTGAGAAAAAAGTGACTAGTCAATTTAATGAATGGCTAGTTCATGTGAGAAGTTCTGCAAAGAATATTGGGCAGACAGCAATAGGTCGTACTGCATCATCTCGTCAGAGGGATGAGGAGATGCTTGAACATCAGAGGAAATCTGAGGAACAAAGTGTTTCGGGCTTAGGAGATTTTGCATACACTTTAGATGTTGAGGAACTAGATGAAGATTCTATTTTGAAGTTTGATCTTACTCCTTTTTATCGGGCATATCACATCCACACTTGCCTTGGAATCCAAGAGCAGTTTCGTGAATATTACTATAGGAATCGGTTATTGCAGCTCAATTCAGATCTGCAAATCTCTTATTCTCAACCCTTTATTGAATCATATCAAACATTTTTGGCTCAAATTGCAGGGTACTTTATAGTGGAGGATCGGCTTTTGAGGAGTGGTGGTGGTGTTTTGTTATCAGATCAGGTTGAGACAATGTGGGAAACAGCTGTGACTAAAATAACTTCTGTTTTGGAGGAACATTTTTCTCGTACGGATTCTGCCACTCATCTTCTTCTGGTGAAGGATTATGTTACTCTTCTTGTTGCAACACTTAGAGAATATGGGTATGAAGTGGGCCCGATTCTTGAGGTACTTGACAACAACCGGGACAAGTACCATGAACTTCTTCTGGGAGAGTGTCGGGAGCAAATAGTTAATGTCATTGGGAGTGAAACCTATGAGCAGATGGTAATGAAAAAGGATGCTGATTATGAGAACAATGTCCTGGCTTTCCATCTCCAGACGTCAGATATAATGCCAGCTTTTCCATTTATTGCACCATTCTCCTCTATGGTACCAGATATTTGCCGAATTGTTAGATCATTCATCAAAGGGTCTGCTGATTTCTTGTCTTACGGGATGCATGCTAATTTTTATAATCTTGTGAAGAAGTATTTGGATAAGCTTTTGAATGATGTGTTAAATGAAATTATACTAAATACAATTCATAGTGGTTCAGTCGGTGTCTCTCAAGCCATGCAGATTGCTGCAAACATATCTGTTCTTGAAAGAGCTTGTGATTTTTTTCTTCGACATGCAGCCCAACTATGTGGTATTCCAGTCCGATCGGTCGAGAGACCTCAGGCCAGTTTGACTGCCAAGGTGGTCCTGAAAACTTCTAGGGATGCAGCATACCTAGCTTTGTTGAATTTGGTGAACACAAAGTTGGATGAGTTTATGTCACTTACAGAAAATGTCAATTGGACATCAGAGGAGACGGTGCAAAGTGAAAATGAGTATATGAACGAGGTTGTAATATACCTTGACACTATTCTATCAACAGCACAGCAAATTTTACCATTGGATGCTCTATACAAGGTTGGAAGTGGTGCTCTTGAGCATATCTCCAATTCTATTGTTTCTGCATTTCTCAGTGATAGCATCAAGAGGTTCAATGCTAATGCAGTTCTGACCATCAGTTATGACCTAAAAGAGTTAGAGAATTTCGCTGATGAGAGATTTCATAGCACTGGCCTGAGTGAGATATATAAAGATGGTGGTTTTAGAAGCTTCTTGATAGAAGCAAGACAATTGATTAACCTTTTGTCTAGCAGCCAACCAGAGAACTTCATGAATCCTGTGATAAGAATGAAAAACTACAATACTCTGGATTATAAGAAGGTAGCCATCATCTGTGAGAAATTCAAGGATTCTGCCGATGGAATTTTTGGTAGTCTTGCAAACAGAAATGCAAAGCAAAGTGCAAAAAAGAAATCAATGGATGTGCTGAAGAAAAGATTGAAGGACTTCAACTGAGGTTATTCATAATTTGTCTGTTGGCATTAGTTTTTGAGTTGCATGTGTCTATTCTCCATTTGTGAGATTTAGAAGGTAACTGAGTTATCAATTTTCTGTTGATTAATTTCTTATCATAAAGCTTTAATATTTCCCTTCAACCCTGCTACAGGTTGTCTTCTTAGTGAAAACTATATTTCTTCGCCTCTTATGCATGCATCTCCTTTTTAGATTGGAGAAAATAAGATGAATCAACATCAAGCTCAATTGCTTTGAGAAGCACCAGATGCTTCTGCGTTTTTGTTTTGAGCATCTTACCAACTTAGTTATTTTCTTCCCTTGGCCCCCATATTTGGTGGTTCTGTTCTGTGGGGAAAGAATTTGCCTTGCACTTCTTGTTCTCTTAGCATTTATTTCTGCAGTTGACGCAGATTCTTTGGCATCCCATCTTCTTAAAATCTCTGATTTATGCCTCAAAATTTCACCTTCTCATACACTGCTCAAAGGCATTCTTAAACATCTTACATGCATCTGtaacttctcttttctttgctcTCCTGGATCATGCAGAAACTTTCCATCCAATCCGTTTCAACATGGAGAAACTTCTCTCAAACTGAatctaattttcttttattatttatttattatattatttgttaACTTTACCTTTTGTCTCTTCCTTATTACATTTCTGAATGAATATAATCaatgtattataaaaaatattttgtcaattattagtattttttttatgaaaataagatTATCTAATTATTTCCTTAATTATTATGGAAAGTTCAATTATGTCCCTAAGGATCAAATaacacaatttaaaattttagactaATTAAATTCACACTTTTATTAAGgatcaattatattttaatataatataatattatttttaataataatatatatttttttaataataaaatattatttttataagttaaaaaatcaaaaaaatctaatattttaattactaaaaaattataaaaaatatatagatataataaataatttttaaaattacaaaaataaagttttatcatataaaaagttatttttattattaaacaataaaattttgttAGATGAGGGTTTATCCTTagtatttgttcaa includes:
- the LOC110621721 gene encoding exocyst complex component SEC15A, producing the protein MAAKPKRRTVVENGDSAEDLVLATLIGNGDDVGPIVRHAFEMGRPEALLLQLKTVVRKKEAEIEDLCKSHYEEFILAVDELRGVLVDAEELKSELASDNFRLQEVGSALLIKLEELLESYSVKKNVTEAIKLSKICLQVLELCAKCNNHMSEGQFYPALKTVDLIEKNYLLNIPMKTLRTTIGKTIPVIKSHIEKKVTSQFNEWLVHVRSSAKNIGQTAIGRTASSRQRDEEMLEHQRKSEEQSVSGLGDFAYTLDVEELDEDSILKFDLTPFYRAYHIHTCLGIQEQFREYYYRNRLLQLNSDLQISYSQPFIESYQTFLAQIAGYFIVEDRLLRSGGGVLLSDQVETMWETAVTKITSVLEEHFSRTDSATHLLLVKDYVTLLVATLREYGYEVGPILEVLDNNRDKYHELLLGECREQIVNVIGSETYEQMVMKKDADYENNVLAFHLQTSDIMPAFPFIAPFSSMVPDICRIVRSFIKGSADFLSYGMHANFYNLVKKYLDKLLNDVLNEIILNTIHSGSVGVSQAMQIAANISVLERACDFFLRHAAQLCGIPVRSVERPQASLTAKVVLKTSRDAAYLALLNLVNTKLDEFMSLTENVNWTSEETVQSENEYMNEVVIYLDTILSTAQQILPLDALYKVGSGALEHISNSIVSAFLSDSIKRFNANAVLTISYDLKELENFADERFHSTGLSEIYKDGGFRSFLIEARQLINLLSSSQPENFMNPVIRMKNYNTLDYKKVAIICEKFKDSADGIFGSLANRNAKQSAKKKSMDVLKKRLKDFN